A single genomic interval of Syntrophobotulus glycolicus DSM 8271 harbors:
- a CDS encoding energy-coupling factor transporter transmembrane component T family protein, whose amino-acid sequence MIDIFTDYVPGNSFLHRLHPLTKIFLTLAALVVCFMENNIPFLLSALGAVVAAAAFSGLFSRMTRVLFGLLILSVILIICQVFFVTEGNTLFYVLPFAGIGRITDEGLRLSAIMALRMVITVSTIPLLMMTTRMSDLASTLTGNLKLPYSYVFMFLTAIQFIPAYLSEMQRIMKAQTARGYDSDTKNIFKKIPIIASLAVPLLVMAVRRVQTRAVSMEIRGFSRANRTNYRVIKPGPGDYAAVILTFVLIGAMVGNKFV is encoded by the coding sequence GTGATTGATATTTTTACTGATTATGTTCCGGGGAATTCATTTTTGCACAGACTGCACCCATTAACCAAAATATTTTTGACACTGGCGGCTTTGGTCGTCTGCTTTATGGAGAATAATATCCCTTTTCTGCTTTCCGCGCTGGGCGCAGTTGTCGCCGCGGCCGCTTTTTCCGGCCTTTTCTCCAGAATGACCAGGGTATTGTTTGGTCTTTTGATTCTTTCTGTTATACTAATCATTTGTCAGGTGTTTTTTGTCACGGAAGGCAATACCCTTTTTTATGTCCTTCCGTTTGCCGGGATCGGCCGGATTACAGATGAAGGCTTGCGGTTATCGGCGATTATGGCCTTACGGATGGTGATCACGGTTTCCACGATTCCCCTTCTGATGATGACGACACGAATGTCCGATTTGGCTTCCACGCTGACCGGGAACCTTAAGCTTCCGTATAGCTATGTTTTTATGTTTTTGACCGCAATTCAGTTTATACCGGCCTATCTGAGCGAGATGCAGAGAATTATGAAAGCCCAGACGGCCCGCGGTTATGACAGTGACACCAAAAATATATTTAAAAAAATTCCAATCATTGCTTCACTGGCTGTTCCCCTTCTGGTCATGGCTGTACGGCGGGTGCAAACAAGAGCGGTCTCCATGGAGATCAGGGGTTTCAGCCGGGCAAACCGGACAAATTACAGAGTGATAAAGCCGGGGCCCGGGGATTATGCTGCCGTCATACTGACTTTTGTTCTGATTGGGGCAATGGTTGGGAATAAATTTGTTTGA
- a CDS encoding energy-coupling factor ABC transporter ATP-binding protein, which yields MGVINVEGLDFTVADGKKILNKISFKIESGEFIALVGHNGAGKSSLIQHLNGLLKPERGKVSVTGLDPAVTRTSMMAKHIGFLFQNPDHQIFNITVIQEIMAGPKNSGLSPAEAEKKAKSVARTVGLSDKLEENPFALSRGDRQRLAFASVLAMNPEIMILDEPTTGLDFSESREIMEIIDRCNRQGTTIIMITHDMNMVLKYARRVLVLKAGSILADGPVHSVLRNGEILEEAGLLSPGIFQLAHFLKERGLDIQGWSVEELFEAMRKKLGV from the coding sequence ATGGGTGTAATCAATGTTGAAGGATTGGATTTCACCGTAGCTGACGGCAAGAAAATCCTGAATAAGATCAGCTTTAAGATTGAGTCCGGGGAGTTCATTGCCCTGGTCGGGCATAATGGGGCCGGAAAATCCTCTTTGATCCAGCATCTTAACGGCTTGCTCAAACCGGAACGGGGCAAGGTTTCCGTGACAGGCTTGGATCCGGCTGTGACCCGTACCAGCATGATGGCCAAGCATATTGGATTTTTATTTCAGAATCCTGACCACCAGATTTTTAATATCACCGTTATTCAGGAAATCATGGCAGGTCCGAAGAACTCCGGGCTGTCCCCGGCCGAGGCTGAGAAAAAAGCAAAGTCGGTGGCCCGGACAGTAGGCTTGAGTGACAAGCTGGAGGAAAATCCCTTTGCGCTGAGCAGGGGAGACAGACAGAGGCTGGCCTTTGCTTCGGTCCTGGCAATGAATCCGGAAATTATGATTCTGGATGAGCCGACGACAGGGTTGGATTTCAGTGAAAGCCGGGAGATTATGGAGATTATCGACCGGTGCAACCGGCAGGGAACAACAATTATCATGATTACTCATGATATGAATATGGTCTTGAAATACGCCCGGAGAGTGCTGGTGCTTAAAGCAGGCAGTATTCTGGCCGACGGCCCGGTGCATTCTGTTCTCAGAAACGGGGAAATCCTGGAGGAGGCCGGACTCTTGTCGCCGGGAATTTTTCAATTGGCTCATTTCTTAAAGGAGAGGGGCCTGGATATTCAAGGCTGGTCTGTTGAAGAATTATTTGAAGCGATGCGGAAGAAGCTGGGGGTGTGA
- a CDS encoding energy-coupling factor ABC transporter ATP-binding protein, which yields MIDVQDLSFSYQGSAGKALDGLRLKVEKGQFYGIAGPAGAGKSTFAMCLNGAVPRLIEGDFSGQIYIAGKNIMETPVDQLCSVTGSVFQDVESQLVSSVVEDEIVFGMENLSFSKEEMDVRIAESLAAVGISNLRQANIWSLSGGQKQRVAIASALALRPQLLIMDEPTSELDPQASLELFHVLTSLNRKHGMTIVVIEQKLDLLFRFCDRLAIMDKGSVVLEGGSRDVLEKQDILEEIGLQVPPAARLFFLLKRVGVHHSSIPVSEEEACGILAEILDKGR from the coding sequence ATGATCGATGTGCAAGATCTTTCCTTTTCCTATCAGGGCTCTGCCGGAAAAGCGCTGGACGGCCTCAGGCTGAAGGTGGAAAAAGGACAGTTTTATGGAATCGCCGGTCCTGCCGGGGCCGGTAAGTCGACATTTGCCATGTGCCTGAACGGAGCCGTTCCCCGCCTGATTGAAGGGGATTTTAGCGGCCAGATCTATATTGCCGGGAAGAACATCATGGAAACACCGGTTGATCAGCTTTGCTCTGTGACCGGGAGTGTTTTTCAGGATGTGGAATCACAGCTGGTCAGCTCTGTTGTTGAAGATGAGATCGTTTTTGGTATGGAAAATCTGAGCTTTTCTAAAGAGGAGATGGACGTCAGGATCGCGGAAAGCCTGGCTGCGGTAGGGATTTCCAACCTGCGGCAGGCAAATATCTGGAGCCTTTCCGGAGGGCAAAAGCAGCGTGTCGCGATTGCTTCGGCATTGGCCTTGAGGCCGCAGCTTCTGATCATGGATGAACCGACCTCGGAATTGGATCCCCAGGCTTCTTTGGAATTATTTCATGTTTTGACTTCTTTAAACCGTAAACATGGGATGACGATCGTGGTCATTGAACAAAAGCTGGACCTCCTGTTCAGGTTCTGTGACAGGCTGGCGATTATGGATAAAGGTTCTGTTGTCCTGGAAGGCGGCAGCAGGGATGTTCTGGAGAAGCAGGACATTTTAGAAGAAATCGGCTTGCAGGTTCCGCCCGCCGCCCGGCTGTTTTTCCTATTGAAGAGGGTCGGAGTCCATCATTCTTCCATACCTGTTTCTGAGGAGGAAGCGTGCGGTATTCTTGCTGAGATCTTGGATAAAGGGAGATAA
- a CDS encoding tryptophan transporter: MMPTTMKKTLSATDIVLVGALLAAGAVLRVFCPPIFGITPNFVICMYVLAILIVRPSLAQALGIGIVAAAICHFTTKSMIPYINFISEPVGAVVTYFLVRGLSGLNRGRITFKPFIVTLLGTMASGLTYVSILKFAVLFVATAKNPAFLGLLTVILTTALANAVIAQLIYEPIMAALGKKTTSVKEAGK; the protein is encoded by the coding sequence ATGATGCCGACAACAATGAAGAAAACCCTCTCTGCGACCGATATTGTTCTGGTAGGGGCGCTCCTGGCCGCAGGCGCGGTGCTTAGAGTTTTCTGCCCGCCTATTTTTGGAATCACCCCCAATTTTGTGATTTGTATGTACGTTCTGGCTATTTTGATCGTCCGGCCCAGCCTTGCACAGGCGCTGGGAATCGGGATTGTCGCCGCCGCTATTTGCCATTTCACGACGAAATCCATGATTCCCTATATTAACTTTATCAGTGAGCCGGTCGGAGCTGTCGTAACCTATTTCCTGGTCAGGGGATTGTCCGGGCTCAATAGAGGACGGATCACGTTTAAGCCCTTTATCGTCACTTTGCTGGGTACGATGGCCAGTGGCCTGACCTATGTCAGCATTTTGAAATTTGCTGTTTTGTTTGTGGCGACAGCAAAGAACCCCGCCTTTCTGGGATTATTAACGGTAATCTTGACGACCGCCCTGGCCAACGCGGTTATCGCTCAGTTGATTTACGAACCGATCATGGCTGCTTTGGGGAAAAAGACAACTTCCGTTAAAGAGGCAGGTAAATAG
- a CDS encoding glycerate kinase family protein, whose translation MKVLIASDSFKGSLSSLEVGQAITGGIKNVIPEAAVRIIPIADGGEGTVEAMVIACEGEYLTYTVTGPLGDPVQAKIGIIQGGIAVMEMAAASGLPLVPKEKRNPLITTTRGTGELIKYALALDRGIRRILIGIGGSATNDGGTGMARALGIRFLDQNERELPEGGGSLLSLHRIDFSGADQRIRDLEITVMCDVDNPLCGPRGASAVYGPQKGATPEMVVHLDSCLGHLAEVIKRQNGTEIKDVPGAGAAGGLGGGLMAFTGAVLKSGTEAILETIEFDRMAEEADLIITGEGRMDAQSAFGKVPMGVASRGQKQGKPVIAIVGSVGEGAEDLYQYGLNAIIPIVNRPMSLDEAMAEGRELTVRAAEMAIRLMAAGAKMRSL comes from the coding sequence ATGAAAGTACTGATCGCTTCTGATTCATTTAAGGGAAGTCTGAGCAGCTTGGAAGTCGGCCAGGCAATAACCGGCGGGATCAAAAACGTTATTCCCGAGGCTGCTGTCAGGATCATTCCGATCGCCGATGGCGGTGAAGGTACTGTTGAGGCCATGGTTATTGCCTGTGAAGGCGAGTATCTGACTTACACGGTAACAGGCCCTTTAGGTGATCCTGTGCAAGCGAAAATTGGGATTATCCAAGGCGGAATCGCGGTTATGGAAATGGCTGCGGCTTCCGGGCTGCCCCTTGTTCCAAAGGAGAAGAGGAATCCCTTGATCACCACCACCCGGGGAACAGGGGAGTTGATCAAATACGCCCTCGCCCTGGACCGCGGGATTCGCAGAATCCTGATCGGGATAGGCGGAAGCGCCACTAATGACGGTGGGACCGGTATGGCCAGAGCCTTGGGAATCAGGTTCCTCGATCAAAACGAGCGGGAGCTCCCGGAGGGCGGAGGATCTCTGCTGTCCTTGCACCGGATCGATTTTTCCGGAGCAGATCAGAGGATTCGTGACCTGGAGATTACCGTCATGTGTGATGTGGACAATCCGTTATGCGGCCCAAGAGGGGCCTCGGCTGTCTATGGTCCGCAAAAAGGGGCGACTCCGGAAATGGTGGTCCATCTCGACAGTTGCCTCGGTCACCTGGCCGAAGTCATTAAGCGGCAGAACGGAACAGAGATCAAAGATGTTCCCGGGGCCGGCGCGGCCGGAGGACTGGGCGGAGGGCTGATGGCTTTTACCGGGGCGGTTTTGAAGTCAGGAACCGAGGCAATCCTGGAAACGATCGAATTTGACCGGATGGCCGAGGAAGCAGACCTGATTATCACAGGTGAAGGCAGGATGGATGCCCAGTCTGCTTTCGGCAAAGTGCCCATGGGAGTGGCAAGCCGGGGTCAAAAGCAAGGCAAGCCCGTTATCGCCATAGTCGGTTCGGTGGGGGAAGGTGCGGAAGACCTGTATCAGTACGGCTTAAATGCCATTATCCCCATTGTCAACCGTCCCATGTCACTGGATGAAGCGATGGCCGAGGGCCGGGAACTTACGGTGAGGGCGGCGGAAATGGCCATACGCCTGATGGCAGCCGGAGCTAAGATGAGATCACTCTGA
- the garR gene encoding 2-hydroxy-3-oxopropionate reductase → MKKIGFIGLGIMGKPMSKNLLKAGYELVVFDHNGKVVEEVVQAGAQAASSSKEVAEKSEVIITMLPNSPHVKEVVLGANGVLEGAKKGSIVIDMSSIAPLVSREIGEKLAAQGIRFIDAPVSGGEPKAIDGTLSIMVGGSQADFDESLPILKCMGASAVLCGDIGAGNVTKLANQIIVAVNIAAMSEALTLATKAGVDPDSVYQAIRGGLAGSTVLDAKAPLVMARKFDPGFRINLHIKDLNNIMETGHEVGVPLPLSASVMEMMQALKVDGHGDKDHGGLALYYEKLANVEIRKQN, encoded by the coding sequence GTGAAAAAAATCGGTTTTATTGGATTAGGCATTATGGGTAAACCCATGAGCAAGAATTTGCTCAAAGCAGGTTACGAGCTGGTTGTTTTTGATCATAACGGAAAGGTTGTCGAAGAGGTTGTACAGGCCGGGGCCCAGGCAGCTTCATCCTCCAAAGAGGTCGCCGAGAAATCAGAGGTCATTATCACCATGCTGCCCAATTCACCTCATGTGAAGGAAGTTGTGCTTGGAGCAAACGGAGTGCTTGAAGGAGCGAAAAAAGGCTCCATTGTTATCGATATGAGCTCTATTGCCCCGCTGGTCAGCAGGGAAATCGGTGAAAAACTCGCTGCTCAGGGAATACGGTTCATTGATGCTCCCGTCAGCGGCGGGGAGCCCAAGGCGATTGACGGGACCCTGTCTATTATGGTGGGGGGTTCCCAGGCTGACTTTGACGAAAGCTTGCCGATCTTAAAATGCATGGGTGCTTCCGCAGTCCTTTGCGGCGATATCGGTGCGGGCAATGTGACCAAGCTGGCCAACCAGATCATTGTTGCCGTCAACATCGCGGCGATGTCCGAAGCTCTGACCCTGGCGACCAAAGCAGGTGTTGATCCGGACAGTGTTTATCAGGCGATCAGAGGAGGACTGGCCGGCAGCACTGTTCTCGATGCCAAAGCTCCGCTGGTTATGGCCAGAAAATTTGACCCGGGCTTCCGGATCAATCTGCACATTAAGGATCTGAACAATATTATGGAAACCGGTCACGAAGTAGGGGTGCCTCTTCCGCTCTCCGCTTCAGTAATGGAAATGATGCAGGCTCTCAAGGTTGACGGCCACGGCGACAAGGACCATGGCGGCCTTGCTCTCTACTATGAAAAGCTTGCCAACGTTGAGATCAGGAAACAAAATTAA
- a CDS encoding hydroxypyruvate isomerase family protein codes for MPQFSANLNFLFNEHPFMERFAAAAKAGFKNVEFMFPYDFDIAQVKEELEKNNLKLVLFNLPAGDWAGGDRGLAADPDRKAEFTASVGKAVEAAGILGTKKVNCLCGMVKGNYSREEVLTNIADNLAYAAREFQKAGLDLMVEPINHIDMPGFTINTTKHGMEVIELAKEPNIYLQYDIYHADKEEENHDEIIEKYLSKIGHVQVADNPGRNQPGTGSIKIKEIFETLAQKGYEGYIGMEYKPTGDTVDSLSWVGSYGYKL; via the coding sequence ATGCCACAATTTAGCGCTAACCTGAATTTCCTCTTTAACGAGCATCCTTTTATGGAAAGGTTTGCCGCGGCTGCCAAAGCCGGATTCAAAAATGTCGAGTTTATGTTTCCTTATGATTTCGACATTGCGCAGGTGAAAGAAGAGCTGGAAAAGAACAATCTTAAGCTGGTTCTGTTCAACCTGCCTGCCGGCGACTGGGCCGGCGGCGACAGGGGGCTTGCAGCCGATCCGGACAGAAAAGCGGAGTTTACGGCTTCCGTAGGAAAAGCAGTCGAAGCAGCCGGGATTCTGGGAACCAAAAAAGTCAACTGTCTTTGCGGTATGGTCAAGGGCAATTACAGCAGAGAAGAGGTTCTGACCAACATTGCCGATAATTTGGCTTATGCCGCCAGGGAATTTCAAAAAGCCGGTCTTGATTTGATGGTGGAGCCGATCAATCATATTGATATGCCCGGTTTTACGATTAATACCACCAAGCATGGCATGGAAGTGATCGAGCTGGCCAAGGAACCGAATATTTACCTGCAATATGATATCTATCATGCGGATAAGGAAGAAGAGAACCATGATGAAATCATTGAGAAATACCTGAGTAAAATCGGGCATGTTCAGGTTGCCGACAATCCCGGACGTAACCAGCCCGGTACGGGAAGTATTAAAATCAAAGAGATTTTTGAAACACTTGCTCAAAAAGGCTATGAAGGGTATATCGGTATGGAATACAAGCCAACCGGTGATACTGTGGATTCCCTTTCTTGGGTGGGCAGTTACGGTTACAAGCTGTAA
- a CDS encoding thiamine pyrophosphate-binding protein, with amino-acid sequence MALWGEKEEKKTANEEGATTITCAELLARFLQHKGVEHLFGIPGAAILPFYDAVREQGAIRSINVRHEQMAAFMADGYYRATGKMAVCAATSGPGATNFLTGLYGAYGDATPMLAITGQVPVALIGKDAFQEAPIVEMAKPVTKAAYLVDQAFEMPFIIKEAWNKATTGKRGPVLLDLPLDVQKTVLSIDLEKWLNDEEDIPSAPPVEPQAVQSALSMIRQAQKPVIMVGGGVNLSNAHQELRELAELLNVPVVATLMGKDCFPNDHALYAGMVGTICNSPYGNKTLLESDLVINLGGRFSDRTTGNLSLFTKERRFIQVNIDSEGFNKSVQADLNIHADVKNFMTELVKEIKQGTGDQGTSFKWKIKERAEEKQAYARRTDFDMYPMKPQRAIAELRKYLDRDAVVTHDCGISQILSSQIFEAYEPKSYLITGRAGNMGWGLGAAMAAKLAYPEKQCVNLLGDGSLGMSIGDLATAAKHNIPIVVFLLNNSLLGLIRQQQNMFFDKRWISTDLQYCNNGDYRGIDFVTVAKGFGLGAEQVQDPNKIGEALDRAFTSGRPYLIELLVDPQAMCSVSTDGTIGGVQEVF; translated from the coding sequence ATGGCTTTGTGGGGAGAAAAAGAAGAAAAGAAAACAGCTAATGAAGAAGGAGCGACAACAATCACCTGTGCTGAGCTGCTCGCCAGATTTTTGCAGCATAAGGGGGTAGAACATCTCTTTGGGATTCCGGGAGCGGCCATCCTGCCTTTTTACGATGCGGTAAGGGAGCAGGGGGCGATTCGCTCTATAAATGTGAGGCATGAACAAATGGCCGCGTTTATGGCGGACGGATACTACAGGGCGACGGGGAAGATGGCTGTCTGTGCGGCCACTTCCGGGCCGGGGGCAACCAATTTCCTGACTGGGCTGTACGGAGCCTACGGTGATGCGACCCCGATGCTGGCCATAACCGGTCAGGTCCCGGTTGCTTTGATCGGCAAAGACGCTTTCCAGGAAGCGCCTATAGTAGAAATGGCTAAGCCTGTGACGAAAGCGGCTTATCTCGTTGATCAGGCTTTTGAGATGCCTTTTATCATCAAAGAGGCCTGGAATAAGGCGACGACCGGCAAAAGGGGTCCCGTCCTGCTCGATCTGCCGCTCGATGTCCAGAAGACTGTTCTGAGTATTGATCTGGAAAAATGGCTGAACGACGAGGAAGACATTCCGTCAGCTCCGCCCGTTGAGCCTCAGGCTGTGCAGTCCGCTCTTTCCATGATCAGGCAGGCCCAAAAGCCTGTGATCATGGTCGGCGGCGGAGTAAACCTGAGCAATGCTCATCAAGAGCTCAGAGAATTGGCTGAACTCCTGAATGTGCCCGTGGTTGCCACCTTAATGGGCAAAGACTGCTTTCCCAATGATCATGCTCTTTATGCGGGGATGGTGGGAACGATCTGTAATTCTCCGTACGGCAATAAGACCTTGCTGGAGTCGGATCTGGTGATCAATCTGGGGGGGCGTTTCTCAGACCGGACGACCGGTAATCTGAGCTTGTTTACGAAAGAGCGCCGGTTCATCCAGGTCAATATTGACAGTGAGGGATTCAATAAATCTGTTCAGGCTGATCTGAATATCCATGCCGATGTGAAGAATTTTATGACAGAGTTGGTCAAAGAGATCAAACAGGGGACCGGCGATCAGGGCACTTCGTTTAAATGGAAGATCAAAGAAAGGGCTGAAGAAAAACAGGCCTATGCCCGCAGAACTGATTTTGACATGTACCCGATGAAGCCGCAAAGAGCGATTGCCGAGCTGAGAAAGTATCTGGACAGGGATGCGGTAGTGACTCACGACTGTGGAATCAGCCAGATTCTTTCTTCCCAGATCTTTGAGGCCTATGAGCCTAAAAGCTACCTGATTACCGGCCGCGCCGGCAACATGGGCTGGGGGCTGGGGGCTGCGATGGCGGCAAAACTGGCCTATCCGGAAAAACAGTGTGTCAACCTCCTGGGGGACGGCAGTCTGGGGATGTCGATCGGGGATTTGGCGACAGCGGCTAAACACAATATTCCTATCGTGGTCTTCCTGTTGAACAATTCTCTGTTGGGGCTGATCCGCCAGCAGCAAAATATGTTTTTCGATAAACGCTGGATTTCCACAGACCTGCAGTATTGCAATAATGGGGATTACCGGGGGATTGATTTTGTGACGGTAGCGAAAGGATTTGGTCTGGGCGCGGAGCAGGTGCAGGACCCCAACAAAATTGGGGAAGCGCTGGACAGAGCCTTTACTTCCGGCAGACCATATCTGATTGAGCTGCTGGTTGATCCGCAGGCGATGTGTTCGGTTTCGACCGATGGCACAATCGGCGGTGTTCAAGAAGTTTTCTAA
- a CDS encoding histidine phosphatase family protein — MWYLVRHPQTIWNLQRRYQGWNDIELSEKGLVQKEKMIDYLRGLENLAVVISSDLQRCRMIAEEVAQGKKLKLVVSKQIRELNFGSWEGLTFDEIKACDEEYQKLWLEDPYQYAPPHGETLLECMNRVTGFLQPYQQDNALIVTHGGVIGALLYYYFHQAFYIPDVGTCVKIDFHNKLWSELCILT, encoded by the coding sequence ATGTGGTATTTAGTGCGTCATCCTCAAACCATCTGGAACCTCCAGCGCAGGTACCAGGGATGGAACGATATTGAGCTGTCGGAAAAAGGGCTTGTCCAGAAAGAAAAAATGATCGATTATCTCAGGGGCCTGGAAAATCTCGCTGTGGTAATCTCCAGCGATCTGCAAAGATGCCGGATGATCGCCGAAGAGGTAGCGCAGGGAAAAAAGCTGAAGCTCGTGGTCAGCAAACAGATCAGAGAATTGAACTTTGGCTCCTGGGAGGGCCTGACCTTTGATGAAATCAAGGCCTGTGATGAAGAATACCAGAAGCTCTGGCTGGAGGACCCATACCAATATGCTCCTCCCCATGGGGAGACATTGCTTGAATGTATGAACAGGGTAACCGGTTTTCTTCAGCCCTATCAGCAGGATAATGCTTTGATTGTCACCCACGGGGGAGTGATCGGCGCATTGCTGTATTATTATTTTCATCAGGCCTTCTATATTCCTGATGTCGGAACCTGTGTCAAAATTGATTTTCACAACAAACTTTGGTCCGAGCTCTGTATTCTTACTTAA
- a CDS encoding MFS transporter has product MDQPRTTPNPSAPVEPPLSKRQRSIILFAVAAGTFMAPLDSSVVNIALPSIAAHFQESMSTVQWVILAYLLIISSLLLAYGRLGDLYGHKKIYMAGFVIFTLGSLFCGISFSVHALIFFRALQAIGAGMLMSMGPAIITNTSLPQERGKSLGIIAISVSVALSVGPVLGGFLTAQFGWQSIFLINIPVGIAALVFSHLVIPNLDRRQAQPFDAKGALLLFIALISILFPLNYADNLGWASPVIWGLLLAGIILLVLFVLLEKKIPSPMIDLSLFTNRLFTMGNLSALLNYMALFSVTWIMPFYLQEIKHLSPSAAGLMLIPMPLTTMIIAPLSGSLSDKFDTRYISSLGMGVTAIGLFLLSRLEADSSTMSLILSFMIVGLGSGMFQAPNNSAVMGTVAPNRRGIASSMLAMMRNIGMSFGVAISGAVFAHTLAYLNTSYFRKGLSGAELTVQSFIGALHITFIVGACFAAAAIFTSFVRGPLRP; this is encoded by the coding sequence ATGGACCAGCCACGAACAACACCAAACCCTTCGGCACCTGTTGAACCGCCTTTAAGCAAGAGACAGCGCAGCATTATCCTCTTCGCAGTGGCTGCCGGCACCTTTATGGCCCCTCTGGATTCCAGTGTGGTAAATATCGCCTTGCCAAGCATTGCCGCCCATTTTCAGGAATCGATGTCTACCGTGCAATGGGTAATCCTGGCCTACCTCCTGATCATCAGCAGCCTGTTATTGGCTTACGGACGTCTTGGCGACCTGTACGGCCATAAGAAAATCTATATGGCGGGCTTTGTTATTTTTACCCTCGGCTCGCTTTTTTGCGGGATAAGCTTTTCTGTCCACGCTTTGATTTTCTTCCGGGCTTTACAGGCGATCGGGGCCGGGATGCTGATGTCTATGGGTCCCGCTATTATTACAAATACCTCCCTGCCTCAGGAACGGGGCAAGTCCTTAGGGATTATCGCCATCTCCGTGTCGGTCGCCTTAAGTGTGGGGCCGGTGCTCGGCGGTTTCCTCACCGCTCAATTTGGCTGGCAAAGTATTTTTCTGATCAATATTCCTGTCGGGATAGCCGCCCTGGTCTTCAGCCACCTGGTCATCCCCAATTTAGACAGACGGCAGGCTCAGCCCTTCGATGCCAAAGGGGCTTTGCTGCTGTTCATCGCCTTGATCAGCATCTTATTCCCCTTAAACTATGCCGATAACCTGGGCTGGGCCAGCCCCGTGATCTGGGGCCTGCTGCTGGCCGGAATCATCCTTCTGGTCCTTTTTGTCCTTCTGGAAAAGAAAATCCCTTCGCCCATGATCGATCTCAGCCTGTTTACAAACCGTCTCTTTACCATGGGAAATCTTTCGGCCTTACTCAACTACATGGCCTTATTTTCCGTCACCTGGATCATGCCCTTTTACCTGCAGGAAATTAAGCATCTTTCCCCTTCCGCCGCGGGCCTGATGCTTATCCCCATGCCCTTGACCACGATGATTATCGCCCCCTTGAGCGGAAGCCTTTCCGATAAATTCGATACCCGCTATATCAGCTCTCTGGGCATGGGGGTAACCGCCATCGGCCTCTTTCTGCTCAGCAGGCTGGAGGCGGATTCCTCCACGATGTCCCTGATCCTTTCCTTCATGATCGTCGGATTGGGCTCCGGCATGTTCCAGGCCCCCAATAACAGCGCGGTTATGGGGACAGTAGCCCCCAACCGCCGGGGGATTGCCTCCAGTATGCTCGCCATGATGCGCAATATCGGCATGTCCTTTGGGGTGGCCATTTCCGGTGCTGTCTTTGCCCATACCTTAGCCTATCTCAACACCTCGTATTTTCGCAAGGGACTCTCCGGTGCGGAACTGACTGTACAGTCCTTTATCGGGGCCCTGCATATTACCTTTATTGTGGGGGCCTGTTTTGCCGCAGCAGCGATTTTCACTTCGTTTGTACGTGGTCCGTTAAGACCGTAA
- a CDS encoding peptidoglycan recognition protein family protein: MDYTVKKMDISYNRSYKALSPQGFVIHSTDTPGATAQNEHDYFNSGNRQASAHYFVDWQEIIQTVPENEQAWHAGPAANSRYLSVEMCEPSDNSIEKFLQVWKRTVWLVADACVRYGWSAQNNIYSHRGISLMYKETNHTDPMQYLERFGETWDSLLEAIDRKITELIKQKGVAKMKNLIITNRGADERAAGYLADYLKAPVVLLDQLTDDTVQGAENIYVVGGSDKPVSSAILISGSNRYETCRKVLDICGNK, encoded by the coding sequence ATGGATTATACCGTCAAAAAAATGGATATCTCCTATAACCGTTCCTATAAAGCATTGAGCCCGCAGGGATTTGTTATCCATTCCACAGACACTCCCGGAGCGACAGCGCAAAATGAGCATGACTATTTTAACTCGGGCAACCGCCAGGCGTCGGCCCATTATTTTGTAGATTGGCAGGAGATCATTCAGACCGTTCCCGAAAACGAACAGGCCTGGCATGCGGGACCCGCAGCCAACAGCAGGTATCTATCGGTGGAAATGTGTGAGCCTTCGGATAACAGCATAGAAAAGTTTCTTCAGGTTTGGAAGCGTACAGTCTGGCTGGTGGCGGACGCTTGTGTGAGATATGGCTGGAGTGCCCAAAATAACATCTACAGTCACCGTGGCATTTCTTTGATGTATAAAGAGACAAATCATACCGATCCTATGCAGTATTTGGAAAGGTTTGGAGAGACATGGGATAGCCTGCTGGAAGCGATTGATCGTAAGATCACGGAATTGATCAAGCAAAAAGGAGTGGCGAAAATGAAAAACCTTATCATTACAAATCGTGGCGCTGATGAAAGAGCGGCAGGGTACCTGGCTGATTATTTAAAAGCCCCGGTTGTTCTGCTGGACCAGCTGACAGACGATACAGTTCAGGGGGCAGAAAATATTTATGTCGTCGGCGGGTCTGACAAACCTGTCTCCAGTGCAATTTTGATTTCGGGATCAAACCGCTATGAAACCTGCCGTAAAGTATTGGATATTTGCGGGAACAAGTAA